In one Colletotrichum destructivum chromosome 2, complete sequence genomic region, the following are encoded:
- a CDS encoding Putative glycoside hydrolase, family 32, glycosyl hydrolase family 32: MRQHLFYTSLLSSLLAAPTSALPNFFSDQVRAPSRPDLRRSEPAAHMARQATDRSGRWRPQIHFSPPAEWLNDPNGLFVDSDGVWHMYYQYADNVAGAGVKHWGHTTATDFYNWVDHPVAIPATARDGSIWSGSVVVDRNNSSGFFPSDKTSGKDNIIAYYTSWEPDQESQHLAWSYDGGKTFNQYEKNPIISLDRHGFRDPKISFHHETKTWVMVLSREHDVAFYTSTDLVKWEQSSLWNPQRDIGLIECPQFLQIPRKDKSGTVVSAKWVLTLSLGGGAPGGGAAVRYLTGEWDGKSFTPDAPSSGRTAGGVLHSPRQESFTLHDFDFGPDKYATAFFHSQNLNDAKEDAYSITWAVDASRYGCCTPTDQEGWRHCMGGVRRHWLDADTNRLVSAPAGDLSKLASTTPGWNPIIEEKDVSGIEGSSAVLREFNPAVEWTLTVRMAKSLLQEGSTASAQLAFKASQSSGTEQVTLGFEFAGASGNGVPSASFSIGRVSTAWDRSGTFGISDVRALDAAASEEGSDANVEFTLHGILDRSVLEVYVNGGVEAGTMLYFTDKPLDSILLTRGSGSKDQGITFDFKAVALKSSWGTYEEKDVSQSKQDDWVTEEL; this comes from the exons ATGAGACAGCATCTTTTCTACACCTCGCTCCTGTCGTCACTGCTCGCAGCACCGACATCCGCTCTCCCAAACTTCTTTTCCGACCAAGTACGGGCGCCTTCACGACCAGACCTCAGGCGCTCAGAGCCGGCAGCACACATGGCGAGACAAGCAACCGATCGGTCCGGCCGCTGGCGACCCCAGATCCATTTCTCACCACCCGCCGAATGGCTTAACGACCCAAACGGCCTATTTGTTGATTCCGACGGCGTGTGGCACATGTACTACCAAT ACGCCGACAACGTCGCCGGGGCCGGCGTGAAGCATTGGGGCCACACGACGGCCACCGACTTTTACAACTGGGTCGATCACCCTGTCGCCATCCCCGCCACCGCGCGCGACGGCTCCATCTGGTCGGggagcgtcgtcgtcgaccggAACAACTCGtcgggcttcttcccctccgaCAAGACCAGCGGCAAGGACAACATCATCGCCTACTACACTTCGTGGGAGCCCGACCAGGAATCCCAGCACTTGGCGTGGTCCtacgacggcggcaagaccTTCAACCAGTACGAGAAAAACCCCATCATCTCGCTCGACCGGCACGGCTTCCGCGACCCCAAGATCTCTTTCCACCACGAGACCAAGACATGGGTCATGGTTCTGTCGCGGGAGCACGACGTCGCCTTCTACACCTCGACCGACCTCGTCAAGTGGGAGCAGTCCTCCCTGTGGAACCCGCAGCGCGACATCGGCCTGATCGAGTGCCCCCAGTTTCTCCAGATCCCCCGGAAGGACAAGtccggcaccgtcgtcagCGCCAAATGGGTCCTGACCCTCAGCCTGGGAGGCGGtgcccccggcggcggcgccgccgtccggtACCTCACCGGCGAATGGGACGGCAAGTCCTTCACGCCCGACGCGCCGTCCTCCGGCCGCACCGCGGGCGGGGTGCTTCACTCCCCACGCCAGGAGAGCTTCACCCTGCACGACTTTGACTTTGGCCCCGACAAGTACGCCACCGCCTTCTTTCACTCCCAGAACCtcaacgacgccaaggaagacGCATACTCCATCACCTGGGCCGTCGACGCGTCCCGGTACGGGTGCTGCACGCCGACCGACCAGGAGGGTTGGCGTCACTGCATGGGTGGTGTGCGCCGTCACtggctcgacgccgacaccaACCGGCTcgtgtcggcgccggccggcgacctGTCCAAGCTCGCGAGCACGACGCCCGGCTGGAACCCCATCATCGAGGAGAAAGACGTCTCGGGCATCGAGGGCAGTAGCGCCGTCCTCCGCGAATTCAACCCGGCCGTCGAGTGGACCCTGACCGTCCGCATGGCCAAGTCCCTGCTCCAGGAGggctcgaccgcctcggcccaGCTGGCTTTCAAGGCCTCCCAGTCGAGCGGCACGGAGCAGGTCACGCTCGGGTTCGAgttcgccggcgcctccggcaacggcgtgccctcggcgagcttcagCATCGGCCGCGTCAGCACAGCGTGGGACCGCTCCGGCACCTTTGGCATCTCGGACGTCCGCgccctggacgccgccgcctccgaggAGGGCTCCGATGCCAACGTCGAGTTTACCCTGCacggcatcctcgaccgCTCCGTGCTCGAGGTTTacgtcaacggcggcgtcgaggccggtACGATGCTCTACTTCACCGATAAGCCCCTCGACAGCATCCTCCTCACTCGCGGCTCCGGCTCCAAAGACCAGGGCATCACCTTCGATTtcaaggccgtcgccctcAAGAGCTCTTGGGGAACGTatgaggagaaggacgtCTCGCAGTCAAAGCAGGACGACTGGGTCACGGAGGAGCTGTGA
- a CDS encoding Putative nucleotide-sugar transporter → MLRHGSILGFFLKPLGWIPSGPQQAAYAAALGLVAIQVGIGIIMKISQTGGSYSFSPSASVTISEFFKMVLSTIFFYNECKRRVADGIRPSTRGGGTGYSSLATSELPMNERSSLDEKREEEGLSGSASSSSNSNAVEKHTGPLQPLDLRTYWSYIRGEVTRDVRYGFCNLALFYVLINNSIFVSYKMADPGTIQLTKSGVTFITALVMIATLNTKISKIQWIAILMQICGLSVTQYNPQTGTTYPFSTYFILLFQVFLSASSGVYNQALLKTDDSSLHADNMILYGAGATMNLLCHLVIKALKADEPGFFEGYNSFGAIMVIVSNVFIGLAITAVYKYADAVIKCFATAVATGILLYVSPLLFGTNLSFLVLPGTVVVFVASWLYMDNPPPKDPNPPTANEPQKMSLFNKMAAVAKKFNKIFLAVATFITVLIVAFLTMSEAKMPDFAKDGGSASPSPAGPKPVTGTESKVESPFKNTMAMIRWNSARPERIPMLQKYEPFFHTVHISMPNMFQGEDPEFHNLTHDQFPGTFTVYKQVARTMKLILDTAPEIDGLMYYHFDAWIDPLAWTGMNPYNIHFPSVIDTAPPSHGGPEYMCLTDIKNYNWWGWGQDFHRTSMAASAVVDNFDLDYKIRRDEWCVGWSDIYYIPRRFFADYIFLSEIFAGFGVFHEVAIPTIVHIIDQSRRRNPYRSIIDRLSDCWGNCCSSNPKIRDVLGARCGHRLNYLEEGPTNAFYDKLDAQASILGQSLNSTKYAMTSSDAAHLFDSAALASINNGEAKKVAPANDDALEDDQRADKLAAEKAKQEKEMLKNEHAPVDKTEKPGDPKADPAKITPPPPPSDDKTAKPKDAKEGDKKEEDKKEGDKKVDPNDALREADRDADVKRRLRREVVAAVAGLGY, encoded by the exons ATGTTACGACACGGGAGTATACTGGGGTTCTTCCTCAAGCCTCTAGGATGGATCCCCAGCGGCCCTCAGCAAgccgcctacgccgccgccctcggcctcgtcgccatccaggTCGGTATTGGCATCATCATGAAGATCTCCCAGACCGGCGGTTCGTATTCTTTTTCCCCGTCGGCGTCTGTCACCATTTCCGAGTTCTTCAAGATGGTCCTGTCCACCATCTTCTTCTACAACGAATGCAAGCGTAGGGTCGCCGATGGCATCCGCCCGTCGACCCGCGGGGGTGGCACCGGCTACTCTTCGCTTGCTACTTCAGAACTTCCCATGAATGAGAGGAGCAGTCTGGATGAAAAacgagaagaggaaggatTGAGTGGCAGtgccagctcctcgagcaacagcaacgccgtcgagaagcacACCGGCCCTCTGCAGCCGCTCGACTTGAGGACCTACTGGAGCTACATCCGTGGAGAGGTGACCAGAGACGTCCGATATGGCTTCTGCAACCTGGCCCTGTTTTACGTTCTCATCAACAACTCG ATTTTCGTCAGCTACAAGATGGCCGACCCCGGTACGATTCAACTGACCAAGAGTGGTGTCACCTTCATCACCGCTCTGGTCATGATTGCGACCCTGAATACCAAAATTTCTAAGATTCAGTGGATCGCCATTCTGATGCAG ATTTGCGGTCTGTCTGTGACACAGTACAACCCTCAGACGGGCACGACCTACCCGTTCAGCACGTACTTCATCCTGCTCTTCCAGGTCTTCCTGAGCGCGTCCTCGGGCGTGTACAACCAGGCTCTGCTCAAGACTGACGACTCGAGCTTGCACGCCGACAACATGATCCTTTACGGTGCCGGTGCCACCATGAACCTTTTATGCCATCTGGTCATCAAGGCATTGAAGGCCGACGAGCCGGGCTTCTTTGAGGGCTACAACAGCTTTGGCGCTATCATGGTCATTGTCAGCAATGTCTTCATTGGCCTTGCCATCACTGCCGTCTACAAGT acgccgatgccgtcatCAAGTGCTTCGCCACTGCCGTCGCGACCGGCATTCTCCTCTACGTCTCGCCTCTACTATTCGGAACCAATCTCAGCTTCCTGGTTCTGCCCGGTACTGTTGTCGTCTTCGTTGCCTCGTGGCTGTACATGGACAACCCGCCTCCTAAGGATCCCAACCCTCCTACCGCCAACGAGCCCCAGAAGATGTCACTGTTCAACAAGATGGCAGCTGTCGCCAAGAAGTTCAACAAGatcttcctcgccgttgccacCTTTATTACGGTTCTCATTGTGGCGTTTCTGACCATGTCGGAGGCCAAGATGCCCGATTTTGCCAAGGATGGAggctcggcatcgccatcgcccgccGGGCCGAAGCCCGTCACCGGCACCGAGAGCAAGGTCGAGTCGCCCTTCAAGAACACTATGGCCATGATCCGATGGAACTCTGCGCGCCCTGAGCGGATTCCCATGCTGCAGAAGTACGAGCCGTTCTTCCACACCGTGCACATCTCGATGCCGAACATGTTCCAGGGGGAGGATCCTGAATTCCACAACCTGACTCACGACCAATTCCCTGGAACCTTCACTGTCTATAAGCAAGTGGCCCGCACCATGAAGCTCATTTTGGACACAGCGCCCGAGATCGACGGACTGATGTACTATCACTTCGACGCCTGGATTGACCCCCTCGCCTGGACCGGCATGAATCCCTACAATATCCACTTCCCCTCCGTCATCGACACGGCTCCGCCATCCCACGGCGGGCCCGAGTACATGTGCCTCACGGATATCAAGAACTACAACTGGTGGGGATGGGGACAAGACTTCCACCGCACCTCTATGGCGGCGTCTGCAGTGGTAGACAATTTCGACCTCGACTACAAAATCCGGCGGGACGAGTGGTGTGTTGGCTGGAGTGACATCTACTACATTCCCCGACGATTCTTTGCCGACTACATCTTCCTGTCCGAGATCTTCGCCGGCTTTGGAGTCTTCCACGAGGTTGCCATTCCCACGATCGTGCACATTATCGACCAGAGTCGCCGGCGCAACCCGTACCGGTCCATCATCGACCGCCTTAGTGACTGCTGGGGTAATTGCTGCAGCTCCAACCCTAAGATCCGTGACGTGCTCGGTGCTCGGTGCGGTCACCGTCTCAACTATTTGGAAGAGGGGCCGACCAACGCGTTCTACGACAAGCTTGACGCCCAGGCCTCCATTCTCGGCCAGTCTCTCAACTCGACCAAGTATGCCATGACCAGCAGCGATGCCGCTCACCTTTTTGACAGCGCAGCCTTGGCAAGCATCAATAACGGCGAAGCAAAGAAGGTCGCGCCCGCGAATGACGACGCTCTGGAAGACGACCAGCGAGCGGATAAGTTGGCTGCGGAGAAGGCTAAGCAAGAGAAGGAAATGCTGAAGAATGAGCATGCACCCGTCGACAAGACAGAGAAGCCCGGCGACCCTAAGGCCGATCCGGCCAAGATTActcctcccccgcctccCTCGGACGACAAAACAGCGAAGCCGAAGGacgccaaggagggcgataagaaggaagaggacaagaaggagggtgACAAGAAGGTTGACCCGAACGACGCACTCAGGGAAGCAGACCGGGATGCGGACGTGAAGCGGAGGTTACGACGGGAGGTTGTGGCTGCCGTCGCTGGACTAGGCTACTAA